One window of Paroedura picta isolate Pp20150507F chromosome 2, Ppicta_v3.0, whole genome shotgun sequence genomic DNA carries:
- the XIRP2 gene encoding xin actin-binding repeat-containing protein 2 isoform X1, with translation MSPNRKQKLREVCDRQRLRISSGAFPSFLQKSQKEKGARRFLTRCHRKTLRTTASKVSRPLSPLICRFCTVDRATPVSCQKSASGHSKRRTNQSDKVPLECQELVSLKERMALYQAAVTKVESSNASPNALEESEACRIPGGLASVKNQFERGESVSSQNAQFQYQHKSVQKVTNRSHAKVSSSSKQASLNEETSQATQVETIQSEMVSQHEEASFEVNEASNVTQFVEETVINEVVDEEVPKISTQSLKQHFEKTAQGKTFHSGRESGTPAKQIKIENEYQQMAQPSAAFSSSAVRSASANRQQDMYMARKTDYASAASTTTYSNSSKYGSTEEFPPPPSPDLLQVPSEMTEFSQSPEPSPSPSKHTVPKDLYSKQRNLYELKRLYKHIHPELRKNLEKDYFNDICEIVSSDVETSSSVAGDVRQAKYLFENTGSSPQKCMSPEREYLEWDEILKGEVQSMRWIFENQPLDSIKDESPDPSNVKSIADQEIIAGGDVKYTTWMFETQPIDALSAHSSDNTESEDKIPELARGDVRTATWMFETQPLDSMNKIHLEKEHESDELTTEEIAGGDVKTVKYMFETQHLDRLGQLYSVDEAKLLQLRSELKEIKGEVKRCIRHFETLPMYVIRNDLGQMLEIKTVHREELERGDVRTVRWMFETQPLDTINKDSLEIKVVRGISMEENVKGEVGKAKWLFETQPLDTIKEESEVSVMEKEVIVGTDVCGKCWLFETQPLDALKESEDTAPLQTEEIIGGDVNTTKHLFETLPMDMLKDSPDVGTLHKMAATEEEKGDVQHQKLIFETKPLEQIREERKEFIRTVKLEEIDRGNVSSCKHAFESCKLSKRDDTHKIHVEGVTRGAVKLNTDVFETTPLYAIQDRLGKYHEVKTIRQEEVLRGDVRNCRWLFETRPIDQFDESTEKIQIIKGISSQEVQSGDVKTAKWLFETQPLDSIKYFSNVEDDESQTQMDSTEVVKGDVRMCRWLFETQPMESLYDKEEAVTDDEEIHRGDVKTCTWLFETQPLDAIGEDSERVMKLQTVKQEEIQGSDVRTACFLFETENLENIQGEESKELKQIVEIDIQPGDVSTMRHKFENQTLDSINLSTEEVLNKIKTMQREDIQKGNVLHCCWLFENQPIDEITENHEDRTSIKTVTDVQGGNVQKGCFIFETFSLDQIKDESSTDISTKKTVSEEEITKGDVKNYRMLFETQPLYAIQDKEGYYHEVTTVKKEEVIHGDVRGTRWLFETKPLGSINKSDNVYVIKSVTQEDIQKGDVNSVRYRFETQPLDTISDEEKLIIPTVDHVQGGDVKASKKLFESEETKEGMYIRTVSVSEIQQGNVKTSTWLFETHTIDEIRGEGSEYKDVKTVTKEEVEEGDVQHAVWLFENQPLDSIKETDENDARIAREEIPQVDVKTTTWLFETTPFHEFNESKIEKEEVIGKNVKETLKELYSHKMVESHGIILEADEIGDVRMTKYKLMNQEAPEIQKEEIIRGDLANIMMNLLSKSSPVEREAKVSEEEKGNVNLTKEQLLNRSTDIHIDKEEVVKGDIQEAIKNLFSKSSSAKSGILIQENERGDINMTVYSLFHKKDSTKIQQDEVIGGDVRRTIHSLLSSAVNNEITERAKIDDSERGNVQFFTTCIEAGALDYLKQLQTGANETFTSRNQDEEEEEEIIGGDVEGTKLLLKKKKSQIQRTVNETDIIPGDVCNAVKIFMTEPQNSSCHVCKEEIIKGDLKAALNSLSQAINQTTVTEKEEIIKADILTILKSLEESAYRLKETEKPDVIPGDIKQAIESLEKARQAKNEVLREEVVRGDLESTLWSLKAAQQSFQEIGKEEIVKGDTQAALESFQRTSTGRKTTQYQVGVCGDAKRSTDAVFEPSQQLAKNQVNVIEKLQNHIKSHEAHHQRIETESKSFLSKDSKAIHLDQKWNTKADESDKRNVKVLSNSQHKVTEKADKAMGRVKVQNTVKKEAKTRSDHSVVTQSASCSTVQKNERGEKLEASRILSKDSISSVEPSIKQMPDTTGQKEMRGKTKPYSYTHMNHHRGAEQVVNMSMGIISKATGHFQNQEVHQERKQCSKEVCEERKTNIKANQAAVSMASGQNLKTNQKVRVTQETHGQFQEAKRKQNSNVIQQHEKSMARFRGKEKGDLAEYNFRSLVKNPHNPNQNAGNLDRSEIDSPPPPPPPPSPPPSVTSSEADLPLPPPPPLTHLMMSSDRQSFPSPPPPIGQAKTEVDHFPPPPPSVEDKSESESVSSLPPSPLPQPSVIPQPKQKKEHFLKHLDKTLQQSIQAHAGIRPSRVPSIKKPPPKSFTKQSEEHPLDMPHEIEPEDQICKGRDVTKTVEESTMVTNVASCEQKEQRACTRADEVRRPSSVTDAVKPETSPMKKRSQFLLVRSPSLPSETTQATPKTYVRKFKTPLMIAEEKYRQQREVMEKKQVQESCQLTARRNSEASVSSVQTESAASLLEPKPSGQYQSHVQDPLTSAAPERTMPSETKDQDKLQDVVLYDHEPQPTSQIAATRQSQSILKTSTEEQIRNKTTCDMESLTKYEASSKKVHSHKEQVVCKTEQHEDEECQQMSKNKTASPTFRIRTIKLPTLDQRFGEMHTDTLTQREQEEHSSLAVRKQHIQEKQKGNRSSSISKKESLAKANSQGQVDEKVQLENPLLKFTQDRHKITGKESSEVKQRLVQRKETGKEEIKQQSVSQALGGKQSQVITFPKEEKIIIQRKQEEVSNKSEKMVKQKVIDMHESTQASQQEKNLSLEAKYLSQETRSLEGKEYAGEKTLQLKRGPLKTAEPKQAIVQKKIALSNSLGGMPQNHEKSPGDILEFLRKREEVHQVLSRVKQFEMEPNKNGIQTFQVFLSGIPEWLVKQEMKQKLTSIAQENNFDKMKEELTVIKDQGAQILQWCENAIQTAMMSTKTMKPRKGSLNVGGSSQNIAELSIGSSKKRPQVTKEAIKEAEAHQEVKLINARRHTENITTSSSSLRTRAPSPTYITIESRRIESPLREPLSPAQRETTPVPPSPPPRSTTPTSKYQQSVASPSPSPSPPRQRSEQLAKLKDTTVKLSQGATPNRSVTPIPIMEKRSEIVKSPASLRRQIKLEPRQSDSLSSKMSPIKESQITAGTVKKSQEMHRELETSKTLVNKKTGYIPEGFKPQRANADFVSVAQKYEAPKVDPKGLVPRFEASEQMIHTGRESEVSERSGHRSEDKIGILLENVDKPVAEVKSKKKCVENGVISGKLREERRRFRRDETGQAARGREMQKEGFQKTAGKWQREPKENKPSTQKQCAVKECSFEPVACFDAKSRGEGSAGTETFENSTVESRTAASRSRRADGLQSGFGFKRAPPTYEDVISGHILDISAAESPEELLKNFQKTWQESERVFKSLGYTMSDAAETEVRSSFHEEAEFLSETARSGKGNLPTLSKESLSNGVSGGRQTDLS, from the exons TGATCAATGAAGTTGTGGATGAAGAGGTTCCCAAGATCTCTACACAATCCTTAAAGCAACATTTTGAAAAAACAGCCCAGGGAAAGACATTTCACTCTGGCAGAGAGAGCGGAACACCTGCAAAGCAGATCAAG ATTGAAAATGAATACCAACAAATGGCCCAGCCTTCGGCAGCCTTTTCTTCTTCCGCTGTCAGATCTGCTTCAGCAAATAGACAACAGGATATGTACATGGCAAGAAAAACTGACTATGCGTCTGCGGCCTCAACCACAACCTACAGCAACTCTTCTAAGTATGGGAGCACAGAGGAGTTTCCtcctccaccctctccagactTACTACAAGTTCCATCTGAAATGACAGAGTTTTCCCAGTCCCCTGAACCCTCCCCCTCTCCATCGAAGCACACCGTCCCCAAAGATTTGTATTCCAAGCAACGAAATCTCTATGAATTGAAACGTTTATACAAACACATTCACCCAGAATTGAGAAAAAATTTAGAAAAAGATTATTTCAATGATATTTGTGAGATTGTGTCTAGTGATGTAGAAACCAGTAGCTCAGTAGCAGGAGATGTACGTCAAGCCAAGTACCTCTTTGAAAACACAGGAAGCAGCCCACAGAAGTGCATGAGTCCAGAGAGAGAGTACTTGGAATGGGATGAAATCCTAAAAGGAGAGGTTCAGTCCATGAGGTGGATCTTTGAGAATCAGCCTTTAGATTCAATCAAAGATGAATCCCCTGACCCAAGCAACGTTAAAAGCATTGCGGATCAAGAAATCATCGCAGGTGGAGATGTGAAATATACCACATGGATGTTTGAAACACAACCCATAGATGCGCTCAGTGCGCATTCCTCAGACAATACAGAAAGTGAAGACAAAATTCCTGAATTGGCTCGAGGAGATGTCCGCACAGCCACCTGGATGTTTGAAACTCAGCCGTTGGATTCCATGAATAAAATTCACCTTGAGAAAGAACATGAATCTGATGAACTCACCACTGAGGAAATTGCTGGTGGAGATGTCAAAACAGTGAAGTATATGTTTGAAACCCAGCATCTGGATAGACTTGGGCAGCTGTACTCGGTGGATGAAGCCAAGTTGCTACAGCTGAGGTCTGAGCTAAAGGAGATCAAAGGTGAGGTGAAGAGATGCATCAGACATTTTGAGACTCTGCCCATGTATGTTATTAGGAATGATTTAGGCCAAATGCTCGAGATTAAAACTGTTCACAGAGAAGAACTTGAGAGAGGAGATGTCAGAACAGTGCGCTGGATGTTTGAAACACAGCCGCTAGACACGATTAACAAAGACTCTCTGGAAATCAAAGTTGTCCGTGGAATCTCTATGGAGGAGAATGTCAAAGGTGAAGTGGGCAAGGCAAAATGGCTTTTTGAAACGCAGCCTTTGGACACTATTAAAGAGGAGTCTGAAGTCTCTGTGATGGAAAAAGAAGTCATTGTAGGTACTGATGTCTGTGGCAAATGCTGGCTTTTTGAGACTCAGCCTCTTGATGCCTTGAAAGAAAGTGAAGATACAGCTCCCTTGCAGACTGAAGAAATAATAGGAGGGGATGTAAATACTACTAAACACTTGTTTGAAACATTGCCAATGGACATGCTAAAAGACAGCCCAGATGTTGGAACActtcataaaatggctgccactgaggaagaaaaaggagatgTGCAGCACCAGAAACTGATTTTTGAAACTAAACCTCTAGAACAGAttagagaggagagaaaagaattCATAAGAACTGTGAAACTGGAGGAAATCGACAGGGGAAATGTGAGCAGCTGCAAGCATGCCTTTGAATCTTGTAAGTTAAGCAAACGTGatgacacacacaaaatccaTGTTGAAGGTGTGACAAGAGGGGCAGtcaaattaaacacagatgtatTTGAAACAACTCCACTGTATGCAATACAGGACAGACTTGGGAAATATCATGAGGTGAAAACAATTCGACAAGAAGAAGTCTTAAGAGGGGATGTGAGAAACTGCCGGTGGCTCTTTGAGACCAGACCCATCGATCAGTTTGATGAGAGTACTGAAAAAATTCAGATTATTAAAGGAATATCTTCCCAGGAAGTCCAGTCAGGCGACGTGAAGACAGCAAAATGGCTGTTTGAAACTCAGCCTCTTGACTCTATTAAATACTTTTCTAATGTGGAAGATGATGAGAGCCAAACTCAAATGGATTCCACAGAAGTTGTCAAAGGGGATGTCAGAATGTGTAGGTGGCTATTCGAGACCCAACCCATGGAATCCTTGTATGACAAAGAAGAGGCAGTGACTGATGATGAAGAGATACACAGAGGAGATGTCAAAACCTGTACCTGGCTCTTTGAAACTCAGCCTCTTGATGCAATAGGAGAAGACTCGGAAAGAGTCATGAAACTGCAGACAGTGAAGCAGGAAGAAATCCAGGGTAGTGACGTCCGCACTGCGTGTTTCCTTTTTGAGACAGAAAACCTAGAGAATATACAAGGAGAAGAAAGTAAGGAACTCAAGCAAATTGTAGAAATTGATATCCAGCCTGGAGATGTCTCCACCATGAGACATAAATTTGAAAACCAAACATTAGACTCTATAAACCTCAGCACAGAAGAAGTACTGAACAAAATTAAGACCATGCAGCGTGAAGATATACAAAAGGGGAATGTTTTGCATTGCTGTTGGCTTTTTGAGAATCAGCCTATCGATGAAATAACAGAGAATCACGAGGACAGGACATCCATTAAAACGGTTACAGATGTGCAAGGTGGAAATGTGCAAAAGGGTTGTTTTATCTTTGAGACATTTTCTTTGGACCAGATTAAAGATGAATCTTCTACAGACATAAGCACCAAGAAAACAGTAAGCGAAGAAGAAATAACAAAGGGAGATGTGAAAAACTATAGAATGCTCTTTGAGACCCAGCCACTTTATGCGATTCAGGACAAGGAAGGGTATTATCATGAGGTGACTACTGTTAAGAAGGAAGAAGTGATTCATGGGGATGTACGTGGAACTCGGTGGCTGTTCGAAACAAAGCCTCTGGGGTCAATAAACAAATCTGATAATGTATATGTTATAAAATCAGTCACCCAAGAGGATATCCAGAAAGGAGATGTTAATTCTGTCAGATATAGATTTGAAACACAGCCGTTGGATACAATTTCTGATGAGGAAAAATTAATCATCCCCACAGTAGACCACGTCCAAGGTGGTGACGTGAAGGCCAGCAAGAAGTTGTTTGAGTCTGAAGAGACCAAAGAAGGCATGTACATAAGAACAGTGAGTGTCAGTGAAATACAACAAGGCAACGTCAAAACATCCACTTGGTTATTTGAAACACACACCATCGACGAAATTAGAGGAGAGGGGTCAGAGTACAAAGATGTTAAGACAGTAACAAAGGAAGAGGTAGAAGAAGGCGATGTTCAGCATGCAGTGTGGCTTTTCGAAAACCAGCCTTTAGACTCCATCAAGGAGACGGATGAAAATGATGCGAGGATAGCTAGGGAAGAAATCCCACAGGTAGATGTCAAGACCACAACATGGCTTTTTGAAACCACACCTTTCCACGAATTCAATGAAAGcaaaatagaaaaggaagaagTCATTGGGAAAAACGTGAAAGAGACTTTAAAGGAACTGTATTCTCACAAAATGGTGGAGTCTCATGGAATTATCTTGGAGGCAGATGAAATTGGAGATGTCCGAATGACAAAGTATAAACTGATGAATCAAGAGGCTCCTGAAATACAAAAGGAAGAGATTATTAGAGGAGATCTGGCCAACATTATGATGAACTTGCTGTCCAAAAGCAGCCCGGTCGAAAGAGAAGCGAAAGTCAGTGAAGAAGAAAAGGGCAATGTGAATTTGACCAAAGAGCAGTTGCTGAATAGGTCCACAGATATTCACATTGACAAGGAAGAAGTGGTAAAGGGTGATATACAGGAAGCCATTAAAAACCTGTTTAGTAAGAGCAGCTCAGCAAAAAGTGGGATTTTAATTCAGGAGAATGAGAGAGGTGATATTAACATGACAGTATATTCTCTCTTTCACAAAAAGGATAGCACTAAAATCCAGCAAGATGAAGTCATAGGTGGTGACGTGAGGCGTACGATTCACAGCCTCCTGTCCTCTGCAGTGAATAATGAAATAACAGAAAGAGCTAAAATAGATGATTCAGAAAGAGGCAACGTTCAGTTTTTCACAACATGCATAGAAGCTGGGGCTCTGGACTATCTGAAGCAACTCCAGACAGGGGCAAATGAAACATTTACCAGTAGGAATCAggacgaggaggaagaggaagaaataatCGGTGGCGATGTTGAAGGTACGAAGCTGTTACTTAAGAAAAAGAAGTCTCAGATTCAACGCACAGTTAACGAAACCGACATCATCCCTGGAGATGTGTGTAATGCAGTCAAAATCTTTATGACCGAGCCGCAAAATTCATCTTGTCATGTATGCAAAGAAGAAATTataaaaggtgatttgaaggcgGCATTAAATTCTCTCAGTCAGGCCATAAATCAAACCACTGTCACAGAGAAGGAAGAAATTATAAAAGCTGATATCCTCACAATTCTCAAGTCACTTGAAGAATCTGCTTATCGACTGAAAGAAACGGAAAAACCTGATGTCATCCCTGGTGATATTAAGCAGGCGATTGAATCTCTGGAGAAAGCAAGACAGGCAAAAAACGAAGTCCTGAGAGAAGAGGTTGTTCGAGGTGACCTTGAGTCCACCTTATGGTCTTTAAAAGCAGCTCAGCAATCTTTCCAGGAGATAGGCAAGGAAGAAATAGTCAAAGGAGATACTCAAGCAGCTTTAGAGAGCTTCCAAAGAACATCTACAGGAAGAAAAACAACACAATACCAAGTGGGAGTATGTGGAGATGCGAAAAGGAGCACTGATGCTGTCTTTGAACCTTCTCAGCAGTTGGCCAAGAACCAGGTTAATGTGATTGAAAAGCTACAAAACCATATTAAATCCCATGAAGCACATCATCAAAGAATTGAAACTGAAAGCAAGAGCTTTCTCAGCAAAGACAGCAAAGCAATCCATTTAGATCAGAAATGGAACACAAAGGCAGATGAGTCAGATAAGAGAAATGTGAAGGTCTTATCTAATTCCCAACACAAGGTCACTGAAAAAGCAGATAAAGCGATGGGTAGAGTCAAAGTCCAGAACACTGTGAAAAAGGAAGCAAAGACTCGTAGTGATCACTCTGTAGTTACTCAGTCGGCTTCTTGTAGTACTGTTCAGAAGAATGAAAGAGGAGAGAAATTGGAGGCAAGCAGAATACTGAGTAAGGACAGCATATCAAGTGTGGAACCGTCTATAAAACAAATGCCTGACACAACTGGTCAGAAAGAGATGAGAGGAAAAACAAAACCATACAGCTACACTCATATGAACCATCATAGAGGTGCAGAGCAAGTGGTCAACATGTCAATGGGCATCATTTCAAAGGCGACTGGTCATTTTCAAAATCAAGAGGTACACCAAGAAAGAAAACAGTGTTCAAAAGAGGTTTGTGAAGAGAGAAAAACCAACATTAAAGCAAACCAAGCTGCAGTTTCCATGGCATCGGGACAAAATCTAAAAACCAATCAGAAAGTCAGAGTCACACAGGAAACGCATGGCCAGTTTCAAGAAGCCAAAAGGAAGCAAAACTCAAATGTTATCCAGCAACATGAGAAATCTATGGCAAGGtttaggggaaaggaaaagggggacTTGGCTGAATACAACTTCAGAAGTCTGGTGAAAAATCCTCACAACCCAAACCAAAATGCTGGAAATCTGGACAGATCCGAAATTGattctccacctccacctccacccccaccttcACCCCCACCCTCAGTGACTTCATCTGAAGCAGATCTTCCtctaccaccacctcctcctctaaCACATTTAATGATGTCTTCTGACAGACAAAGCtttccttccccaccaccaccaataggACAGGCTAAAACAGAGGTTGACCATTTCCCTCCTCCACCACCCTCAGTAGAAGACAAATCTGAAAGTGAATCAGTGTCTtctttgcctccttcccctcttcctcaGCCGTCTGTGATTCCTCAGccaaaacagaagaaagaacacTTCTTAAAGCACCTAGACAAAACACTGCAGCAATCAATTCAAGCTCATGCTGGCATTCGACCCAGTAGGGTTCCGTCCATTAAGAAACCTCCACCGAAAAGCTTTACAAAACAGTCAGAAGAACATCCACTTGATATGCCTCACGAAATTGAGCCTGAGGATCAGATATGCAAAGGGAGGGATGTGACAAAGACTGTGGAAGAAAGCACCATGGTGACTAATGTTGCTAGTTGTGAACAGAAAGAGCAAAGAGCCTGCACAAGAGCAGACGAGGTTAGGCGGCCTTCCTCAGTCACAGATGCTGTCAAGCCAGAGACCTCACCAATGAAGAAAAGAAGTCAATTTCTACTGGTGagatctccttccctcccatcagAGACAACACAGGCGACGCCCAAGACATATGTACGAAAATTTAAAACCCCTTTAATGATTGCAGAAGAGAAATACAGGCAACAAAGGGAGGTGATGGAGAAAAAGCAAGTACAAGAGTCTTGTCAACTCACTGCGAGACGAAATAGTGAAGCTTCTGTAAGCTCAGTTCAGACAGAGTCAGCAGCATCTCTGCTGGAACCCAAACCATCTGGGCAGTATCAATCCCATGTTCAAGACCCATTGACCTCTGCAGCTCCAGAAAGGACTATGCCTTCTGAGACCAAAGATCAGGACAAACTACAAGATGTGGTCCTGTATGATCATGAGCCACAGCCCACTTCACAGATAGCAGCCACCAGACAGTCTCAAAGCATCCTCAAAACCTCAACAGAGGAACAGATTAGAAACAAAACTACATGCGATATGGAAAGCCTGACAAAATATGAAGCATCTTCTAAGAAGGTGCACTCTCACAAGGAACAGGTGGTGTGCAAGACTGAGCAACACGAGGATGAGGAGTGTCAACAAATGTCCAAAAACAAAACGGCATCCCCTACTTTCAGAATCCGAACTATCAAACTTCCCACTTTGGATCAACGGTTTGGTGAAATGCACACGGACACCCTGACACAGAGGGAGCAAGAGGAGCACAGCAGCCTAGCTGTCCGCAAACAACACATTCaagaaaaacagaagggaaaCAGAAGCAGCTCCATTAGCAAAAAAGAAAGCCTTGCCAAGGCAAACAGTCAGGGGCAGGTTGATGAGAAGGTGCAGCTGGAAAATCCACTTCTGAAATTCACTCAAGACAGGCACAAAATAACCGGCAAAGAGTCCAGTGAAGTGAAACAAAGGTTAGTTCAAAGGAAAGaaacagggaaagaagaaattaaaCAACAGAGTGTCTCTCAGGCTCTGGGAGGAAAGCAGAGCCAAGTAATTACTTTTCCtaaagaagagaaaataataaTTCAACGAAAACAAGAGGAAGTGAGCAATAAATCAGAAAAAATGGTCAAGCAAAAGGTAATTGACATGCATGAGAGCACACAGGCTTCTCAACAAGAGAAAAACTTGAGTCTGGAAGCAAAATACTTGTCCCAGGAAACCAGGAGTCTGGAAGGGAAGGAGTATGCTGGAGAAAAAACCCTGCAACTCAAAAGGGGCCCTCTTAAGACAGCAGAGCCAAAACAAGCAATTGTCCAGAAAAAAATAGCCCTGTCTAATTCCCTAGGAGGAATGCCACAGAATCATGAGAAAAGCCCAGGAGATATCTTAGAGTTCTTGAGGAAGCGTGAGGAAGTTCATCAGGTCCTGTCCAGAGTGAAGCAGTTTGAAATGGAACCCAATAAAAATGGGATCCAAACTTTCCAGGTGTTCTTAAGTGGTATTCCAGAGTGgctggtcaaacaagagatgaaacAAAAGTTGACTTCTATTGCACAGGAGAATAACTTTGACAAGATGAAGGAAGAGCTGACAGTCATTAAAGACCAGGGTGCTCAGATACTTCAGTGGTGTGAAAATGCAATCCAGACAGCCATGATGTCCACAAAAACCATGAAACCTAGGAAAGGCTCCCTTAATGTTGGAGGATCATCACAAAATATAGCTGAGCTGAGCATTGGCTCTAGTAAAAAACGACCTCAGGTGACCAAAGAGGCAATCAAAGAGGCAGAAGCACATCAGGAAGTGAAACTTATCAATGCACGTAGGCACACCGAAAACATAACTACTTCTTCATCTTCATTAAGGACCCGGGCACCTTCACCTACTTACATTACAATAGAGTCAAGGCGTATTGAATCTCCCCTCCGGGAGCCTCTGTCTCCTGCCCAAAGGGAAACGACTCCAGTCCCACCATCGCCACCGCCTCGATCTACCACACCAACATCTAAATATCAACAGTcggtggcctctccctctccctctccttctccaccaAGACAACGTTCAGAACAACTTGCCAAGCTCAAGGATACCACTGTGAAACTGTCCCAAGGAGCGACCCCAAACAGATCAGTGACCCCCATTCCCATTATGGAGAAAAGGTCTGAGATCGTTAAATCTCCCGCAAGTCTCCGTCGACAAATCAAGCTTGAGCCAAGGCAATCGGATAGTTTGTCTTCGAAGATGTCGCCTATCAAGGAATCGCAAATAACTGCTGGTACAGTGAAGAAAAGTCAAGAAATGCACAGAGAACTGGAAACAAGCAAGACGCTTGTCAACAAAAAGACAGGATACATTCCAGAAGGCTTCAAGCCACAAAGAGCAAATGCGGACTTTGTTTCTGTTGCTCAAAAATACGAAGCTCCTAAGGTTGATCCCAAAGGACTCGTGCCTCGGTTTGAAGCATCTGAACAGATGATTCACACAGGAAGAGAATCAGAGGTGTCTGAAAGATCAGGCCACAGGAGTGAAGATAAAATAGGTATACTGTTAGAAAACGTTGATAAACCAGTAGCAGAGGTGAAATCAAAGAAAAAATGTGTTGAAAATGGTGTGATTAGTGGGAAACTCAGGGAAGAGAGGCGCCGGTTTCGAAGGGATGAAACGGGCCAAGCTGCTCGCGGAAGGGAAATGCAAAAAGAAGGTTTCCAAAAGACTGCAGGCAAGTGGCAGAGAGAACCAAAGGAAAATAAACCTTCCACGCAAAAGCAGTGCGCAGTCAAAGAGTGCTCCTTTGAGCCCGTGGCGTGCTTTGATGCCAAGTCTCGCGGTGAAGGCTCTGCTGGCACGGAGACATTTGAGAACAGCACTGTGGAATCGAGGACCGCCGCCTCCAGATCACGACGTGCAGATGGGCTGCAGTCCGGATTTGGCTTCAAACGTGCGCCTCCAACGTATGAGGATGTCATCTCAGGACACATCTTGGATATCTCCGCTGCAGAGTCCCCCGAAGAGCTGCTGAAGAATTTCCAAAAGACTTGGCAAGAAAGCGAGAGAGTGTTTAAAAGCCTGGGCTACACGATGTCTGACGCCGCGGAAACAGAAGTGAGAAGTAGCTTCCATGAGGAAgcagagtttctcagtg AAACTGCACGTTCAGGGAAAGGAAACCTGCCTACTTTGTCAAAAGAGAGTTTATCCAATGGAGTGTCTGGTGGCCGACAAACAGACCTTTCATAA